One Setaria viridis chromosome 7, Setaria_viridis_v4.0, whole genome shotgun sequence genomic region harbors:
- the LOC117864481 gene encoding uncharacterized protein yields MASSSPSPPAPASGRRVPPPCWTTDETLAVARAYTARRLAVGREHLTSADWAAVAAAAPSKTARQCRHKVEKLRRRLRSSRRRPCPLLDAIDLLDGPSPPFFSKSQSRSPSLSPSPPPAVSPPSPPSPPASPPRKRRRDDAGDEDGLSDVVGALRAIGEGFLRAEERRMEAAREAQRMRMEMALRHLDAQRRLMDALVGRIVDALE; encoded by the coding sequence atggcctcctcttccccttctccccccgcccccgcctccggccgccgcgtgCCGCCCCCGTGCTGGACGACCGACGAGACCCTCGCCGTCGCGCGGGCCTACacggcgcgccgcctcgccgtcggccgGGAGCACCTCACCTCCGCCGACtgggccgccgtggccgccgccgccccgtccaAGACCGCTAGGCAGTGCCGCCACAAGGTcgagaagctccgccgccgcctccgatccagccgccgccgcccctgcccgctCCTCGACGCCATCGATCTCCTCGACGGACCTTCGCCGCCCTTCTTCTCCAAGTCGCAGTCCCGGTCCCCGTCGCTGTCcccatcgccaccgccggcggttTCCCCGCCGTctcccccttcccctcccgccTCCCCGCCCAGGAAGAGGCGGCGGGACGATGCCGGGGACGAGGATGGACTGAGCGACGTGGTGGGGGCGCTGAGGGCCATCGGAGAGGGGTTTCTGcgggcggaggagaggaggatggAGGCCGCCAGGGAGGCGCAGAGGATGCGGATGGAGATGGCGCTCAGGCACCTTGATGCGCAGCGAAGGCTCATGGACGCGCTCGTGGGCCGCATCGTCGACGCCTTGGAGTAA
- the LOC117864479 gene encoding cationic amino acid transporter 6, chloroplastic, protein MALRDVLLSIAQTPHRLRRRALVTWTPAQEMNEVRDRSGARMKRRLEWYDLVALGVGGMLGAGVFVTTGRVARDTAGAAVFASYVIAGVSALLSSFCYAEFSVRVPVAGGAFSYLRVTFGEFVGFFGGANILMEYVLSNAAVARSFTDYLASTFGVTEPNAWRIVVDGLAEGYNALDVPAVALILIITICLCYSTKESSMLNMVLTVFHLLFFAFIIVAGLWNGSAGNLVRPHGLAPYGVRGVLDGAAIVYFSYIGYDSASTMAEEIRDPARALPVGIAGSVLVVSALYCLMSLTLCAMLPYNEISETAPFSSAFREKVGWRWASSVVGAGASLGIVASLLVAMLGQARYLCVIARARLVPSWLAKVHPSTGTPMNATIFLGFCTASLALFTELQTVFEMISIGTLLVFYLVANALIYHRYVKVGVNRPLHVLLFMLLLTLSSLGFSISRKIDGWCRWGMTLFGAISIAITTIFHCTARQDVAGPPSEWSVPLMPWPAAASVFLNVFLITTLKMRSYQRFGIWSLVIIVFYVCYGVHSTYSAEENEVVNAMIHHSNLDIS, encoded by the exons ATGGCGCTGCGCGACGTGCTGCTGTCGATAGCGCAGACGCCGCACCGGCTGCGGCGGAGGGCGCTGGTGACGTGGACGCCGGCGCAGGAGATGAACGAGGTGCGGGACCGGTCGGGGGCGCGCATGAAGCGGCGGCTCGAGTGGTACGACCTCGTGGCGCTCGGCGTCGGCGGGATGCTCGGCGCGGGGGTCTTCGTCACCACGGGGAGGGTGGCGCGAGACACCGCGGGCGCCGCCGTCTTCGCGTCCTACGTCATCGCCGGCGTCTCCGCGCTGCTGTCGTCCTTCTGCTACGCCGAGTTCTCCGTGCgcgtccccgtcgccggcggcgccttcAGCTACCTCAGAGTAACGTTCG GCGAGTTCGTGGGGTTCTTCGGTGGAGCCAACATCCTGATGGAGTACGTGCTGTCgaacgcggcggtggcgaggagcTTCACGGACTACCTGGCCTCGACGTTCGGAGTCACGGAGCCCAACGCTTGGAGGATCGTCGTCGACGGCCTCGCCGAGGGGTACAACGCACTGGACGTGCCGGCCGTCGCGCTCATCCTCATCATAACCATATGCCTGTGCTATAG CACCAAGGAGAGCTCGATGCTGAACATGGTGCTCACGGTGTTCCACCTGCTCTTCTTCGCCTTCATCATCGTGGCCGGGCTGTGGAACGGCAGCGCGGGGAACCTGGTGCGGCCGCACGGGCTGGCCCCCTACGGCGTCCGCGGCGTCCTGGACGGCGCGGCCATCGTCTACTTCAGCTACATCGGGTACGACTCGGCGTCGACCATGGCCGAGGAGATCCGGGACCCCGCCCGCGCGCTCCCCGTCGGCATCGCCGGCTCCGTGCTCGTCGTGTCCGCGCTCTACTGCCTCATGTCCCTCACCCTCTGCGCCATGCTGCCCTACAACGAGATATCGGAGACCGCGCCGTTCTCGTCGGCATTCAGGGAGAAGGTGGGGTGGAGGTGGGCGAGCAGcgtggtcggcgccggcgcgagcCTCGGCATCGTGGCGTCGCTGCTGGTGGCGATGCTGGGGCAGGCCAGGTACCTGTGCGTTATCGCCAGGGCGCGACTGGTGCCGTCGTGGCTCGCCAAGGTCCACCCTTCTACCGGCACTCCTATGAACGCCACCATCTTTCTAG GCTTCTGCACTGCATCATTAGCACTCTTCACGGAGCTGCAGACAGTGTTTGAGATGATATCAATCGGGACCCTCCTGGTCTTCTACCTGGTGGCCAACGCGCTCATCTACCACCGGTATGTGAAGGTCGGCGTGAACCGGCCGCTTCATGTCCTACTCTTCATGCTGCTCCTCACGCTGAGCTCTCTCGGCTTCTCCATCTCGAGGAAGATCGATGGGTGGTGCAGATGGGGGATGACATTGTTTGGGGCCATCTCCATAGCAATCACCACAATCTTCCACTGCACAGCACGGCAGGACGTTGCTGGACCACCATCAGAGTGGTCTGTCCCTCTGATGCCGtggcctgctgctgcatctgtcTTCCTGAACGTGTTCCTGATAACCACCCTCAAGATGAGGTCCTATCAGAGATTCGGCATCTGGAGCCTTGTGATCATAGTCTTCTATGTATGCTATGGGGTGCACTCTACATACTCTGCAGAAGAAAATGAGGTTGTCAATGCAATGATCCATCATTCAAATCTGGACATATCTTAG
- the LOC117863246 gene encoding subtilisin-like protease SBT2.5 translates to MAFFKPSLVFCSVLTFLSLNCGPSHVFAKVYMVVMEDDPVISYKVNRKHVMRGEEAQKYKQVATTKHDSFLDSFLPMGSYKKLYSYTHLINGFALHAESEKTVRILSRAKGVRLIQEDIKMVKMTTHTPNYIGASGVWPLLGGAENSGDGVVIGMIDTGIDPKNPSFVSSNLSSQAKSPPASFKGTCRAGNRFPPDSCNGKIVGARWFARAAQATGEFNATIHYASPYDSDGHGSHTASIAAGNFHTPVISGGYSFGYASGMAPGARLAIYKAAYPFGGYMSDVIAAVDQAVEDGVDVISLSMAPSAVSSGPASFLNLLEAQLLLATKAGVSVVQAVGNAGPDENTIVSFSPWILSVAASTTDRKYRKSIIIGNGKAFSCGALSAPTPGETMYPLAWADDVIVENSTDDGWYNKCRDPRIFIKPLVQGKLIVCMFDSSDYYDDISLSSIIDTIQKIGAAGVIITDHSSHDVDIEFEPTFPTTVPSAILLKGSDMRALLRYYNNNTVRDDDGNVVSFGATARILEGRHATYTGESPVVADYSSRGPDVENSQMQPAEVLKPNVMAPGHLIWGAWSPTSTALPEIHGESYALLSGTSMAAPHVAGVAALIKQRHPAWSPAMIMSAIMTTADATDRSGRPLMARGEEGSLDPATPFDMGAGAVNAARALDPGLVFDAGYLDHLQFLCAVPGVDDAAVLRAVGAPCPPPRAGGAARWCSDLNSPSVTVASLVGSRRVERRVTSVGAQNETYAAYVRAPEGVAVRVSPAQFAIAPGATRALRIVLNTTAPGNAFSFGEVVLRGDRKHHVRIPLAVYPAGTLGP, encoded by the exons ATGGCTTTTTTCAAGCCATCTCTGGTGTTCTGTTCGGTTCTTACTTTCCTTAGCCTGAATTGCGGTCCATCTCATGTATTTGCCAAGGTTTATATGGTGGTGATGGAGGATGATCCAGTAATTTCTTACAAAGTGAACCGCAAGCATGTAAT GAGAGGCGAGGAAGCTCAGAAGTACAAACAAGTGGCCACAACTAAGCATGACAGCTTCCTGGACTCATTTCTCCCAATGGGATCTTACAAGAAACTGTACAGTTACACGCACCTGATTAATGGATTTGCTCTCCATGCTGAATCTGAGAAG ACGGTTAGAATTCTTAGCCGTGCAAAAGGAGTTAGACTTATccaagaagacatcaaaatgGTCAAGATGACAACGCACACTCCAAATTACATTGGAGCTAGTGGAGTCTGGCCACTCCTGGGTGGTGCTGAAAATTCTGGTGATGGTGTGGTGATTGGCATGATTGATACCGGCATCGACCCCAAGAACCCAAGCTTTGTTAGCAGCAACTTGTCAAGCCAAGCAAAATCACCACCAGCTAGTTTCAAAGGAACATGTCGTGCTGGGAATAGATTTCCTCCAGATTCATGCAACGGTAAGATAGTGGGAGCTAGGTGGTTTGCACGTGCTGCTCAAGCGACTGGAGAGTTCAATGCTACAATTCACTATGCATCTCCTTACGATTCAGATGGTCATGGCAG CCACACTGCATCGATTGCAGCTGGGAATTTCCATACGCCAGTAATATCCGGAGGCTACAGCTTTGGGTATGCAAGTGGCATGGCCCCCGGAGCTCG ACTTGCAATCTACAAAGCTGCTTATCCTTTTGGTGGATATATGTCAGATGTGATAGCTGCAGTCGACCAG GCTGTAGAGGATGGTGTGGATGTTATAAGTCTTTCCATGGCTCCTTCTGCAGTTTCATCTGGGCCAGCATCTTTCCTCAATTTGCTTGAGGCACAACTGCTCCTTGCCACCAAAGCTGGAGTCTCAGTTGTTCAAGCAGTTGGCAATGCAGGCCCAGATGAGAACACAATCGTCTCTTTCAGCCCATGGATATTAAGTGTTGCTGCTTCGACAACAGACCGGAAGTATAGAAAATCAATCATAATTGGCAATGGGAAAGCCTTCTCCTGTGGCGCTCTTTCTG CACCAACACCAGGTGAAACAATGTACCCACTAGCATGGGCTGATGATGTGATCGTTGAGAATTCAACTGACGATGGGTGGTATAACAAATGCCGAGATCCAAGGATCTTCATCAAACCTCTTGTCCAGGGAAAGTTGATTGTTTGCATGTTTGACTCATCAGACTACTATGATGACATCAGCCTTTCTAGCATCATTGATACGATTCAGAAAATTGGAGCTGCTGGAGTCATCATCACTGATCATTCTTCGCACGACGTTGACATTGAATTTGAGCCTACATTTCCCACAACAGTGCCTTCAGCTATACTCCTGAAGGGTTCCGACATGCGG GCTCTACTGCGGTACTATAACAACAACACGGTTCGAGATGATGACGGAAACGTTGTGAGCTTCGGAGCCACTGCCCGGATTCTGGAGGGACGGCATGCAACCTACACGGGAGAATCACCCGTCGTCGCCGATTACTCGTCGAGAGGACCGGACGTGGAGAACTCACAGATGCAGCCGGCAGAGGTGCTGAAACCGAACGTCATGGCGCCAGGGCATCTCATATGGGGAGCCTGGAGCCCGACGAGCACCGCCCTGCCAGAGATCCACGGCGAGAGCTACGCGCTGCTGTCGGGCACGAGCATGGCCGCGCCGCACGTCGCCGGGGTGGCTGCCCTGATCAAGCAGAGGCACCCGGCGTGGAGCCCCGCCATGATCATGTCGGCGATCATGACGACCGCGGACGCGACCGACCGGTCGGGGCGGCCCCTGATGGCGAGGGGCGAGGAGGGCTCCCTGGACCCGGCGACGCCGTTCGACATGGGGGCCGGCGCCGTGAACGCGGCGCGCGCCCTGGACCCCGGGCTGGTGTTCGACGCCGGGTACCTGGACCACCTCCAGTTCCTGTGCGCGGTGCCCGGCGTGGACGACGCCGCGGTGCTCCGCGCGGTTGGcgcgccgtgcccgccgccgcgcgcgggcggTGCGGCGCGGTGGTGCTCGGACCTGAACTCGCCGAGCGTGACGGTGGCGAGCCTGGTGGGGTCCCGGCGCGTGGAGCGGCGGGTGACCAGCGTGGGCGCGCAGAACGAGACGTACGCGGCGTACGTGCGCGCGCCTGAGGGCGTGGCGGTGCGCGTGTCGCCGGCGCAGTTCGCCATCGCGCCCGGCGCGACGCGGGCGCTGCGGATCGTGCTCAACACCACCGCGCCAGGGAACGCATTCAGCTTCGGGGAGGTGGTGCTCAGGGGCGACAGGAAGCACCACGTCCGGATCCCCCTCGCCGTCTACCCCGCCGGGACGCTGGGCCCGTGA
- the LOC117864129 gene encoding glutamate dehydrogenase 2, mitochondrial gives MNALAATSRNFRRAARLLGLDSKLEKSLLIPFREIKVECTIPMDDGSLSSFVGFRVQHDNARGPMKGGIRYHPEVDPDEVNALAQLMTWKTAVAAVPYGGAKGGIGCSPGELSRSELERLTRVFTQKIHDLIGTHTDVPAPDMGTNAQTMAWMLDEYSKFHGHSPAVVTGKPIDLGGSLGRDAATGRGVMYATEALLAEYGKSISGSTFVIQGFGNVGSWAAQLIHERGGKIVALGDVTGSIKNKAGIDIPALMKHRNEGGALKDFHGAQVMDSTELLVHDCDVLVPCALGGVLNKDNAPDVKAKFIIEAANHPTDPEADEILAKKGVIVLPDIYANSGGVIVSYFEWVQNIQGFMWDEEKVNNELEKYMSSAFQHIKAMCKSLDCDLRMGAFTLGVNRVARATLLRGWEA, from the exons ATGAacgcgctcgccgccaccaGCCGCAACTTCCGGCGGGCCGCGAGGCTGCTTGGCCTCGACTCCAAGCTCGAGAAGAGCCTGCTCATCCCGTTCCGCGAGATCAAG GTGGAATGCACCATCCCCATGGACGACGGCTCCTTGTCGTCCTTCGTGGGGTTCCGCGTGCAGCATGACAACGCTCGCGGGCCGATGAAAGGCGGCATCCGCTACCACCCTGAG GTTGATCCAGATGAAGTAAACGCACTTGCTCAACTGATGACATGGAAGACAGCTGTTGCAGCAGTACCTTATGGTGGAGCAAAGGGAGGGATTGGTTGCTCTCCTGGTGAACTAAGTAGAAGTGAGTTGGAGCGGTTGACTCGTGTATTTACACAGAAAATCCATGATCTTATCGGTACTCATACGGATGTCCCAGCTCCTGACATGGGGACCAATGCACAG ACCATGGCATGGATGTTAGATGAGTACTCGAAGTTCCATGGCCACTCCCCTGCAGTTGTCACAGGGAAGCCAATA GATCTTGGTGGATCATTGGGCAGGGATGCAGCCACAGGGCGGGGTGTGATGTATGCTACTGAGGCTCTCCTGGCTGAATATGGAAAATCCATATCTGGATCGACTTTTGTTATTCAG GGTTTCGGTAATGTTGGTTCATGGGCTGCACAACTTATCCATGAGAGGGGCGGTAAGATAGTTGCCCTTGGGGATGTGACAGGTTCAATCAAAAACAAGGCTGGCATAGACATACCTGCTCTGATGAAGCACAGGAATGAAGGTGGTGCTTTGAAAGATTTTCATGGTGCCCAAGTTATGGATTCTACTGAGTTGCTAGTGCACGACTGTGATGTTCTTGTCCCATGTGCCTTAGGTGGAGTTCTTAACAA GGACAATGCGCCAGACGTGAAGGCCAAGTTTATAATTGAAGCTGCTAACCATCCAACTGATCCAGAGGCAGATGAG ATTCTCGCCAAGAAGGGAGTAATTGTATTACCTGATATCTATGCTAATTCTGGTGGTGTGATAGTTAGCTACTTTGAGTGGGTTCAG AACATTCAGGGTTTCATGTGGGATGAAGAGAAAGTGAACAATGAACTAGAAAAGTATATGAGCAGTGCTTTTCAACACATCAAGGCCATGTGCAAGTCTTTAGATTGCGACCTTAGGATGGGGGCATTCACCTTAGGAGTTAATAGGGTTGCCCGCGCCACCCTCTTGAGAGGCTGGGAGGCTTGA
- the LOC117864128 gene encoding uncharacterized protein translates to MVDGVEVDAGQAAKRSKATDEEGKTPPPVGAVRKQRQPTPDHPPYCWMIGEAIDALGGSEEDSISAFIRARHPGVPAAHDRLLRHYLDKHVAEGFFMCTAAGLYLRSPDENTAEELPVEPAAAGSSEEAKRGRGRPRKDGSASMSPAGKKDGARSATPKPRGRRRATAGLATDEGCVPTSPVSVANKDGSQAASSTPKRRGQRRAVAPQSATEDSVPASLVAVADKKDGSQAAFSTPKRRGQRRAVAPQSATEDSVPASPVDVADKKDGTGSQAVSSTPKRRGRLRKLGMTTTTDSYGKTLVEGKKGGCEAPDTTIQEHEPRRELAQVIVGDGPATTSIMDKASAEVPPTTPVEGRQPLELALVNTTDVPVPAPTPAMDKDSRDAPSFNLALVAKNDSICATSFAPESSSQACELALVVADDGPVPVLVADKKDGVGEAPPTNKRVRQPRKVGSAPTAGEKAGSKALPDTPKGRRQQCKPAVVAPDGSALTPVAGKKKASPKLARVTAGGCSTPASVAKKDGIEARELYPLTADEIPDDPSCCLLALPCLTTAAANA, encoded by the exons ATGGTCGACGGCGTCGAGGTGGACGCGGGGCAAGCAGCGAAGCGGAGCAAGGCGACGGATGAGGAGGggaagacgccgccgccggtaggGGCCGTGCGGAAACAGCGGCAACCCACGCCGGATCACCCACCCTACTGCTGG ATGATCGGCGAGGCGATCGACGCGctcggtggctcagaggaggaCTCCATCTCGGCTTTCATCCGCGCCAGGCACCCCGGGGTGCCCGCGGCGCACGACAGGCTCCTCCGTCACTACCTCGACAAGCACGTCGCCGAGGGCTTCTTCATGTGCACCGCGGCGGGCCTGTACTTGCGCAGCCCCGACGAGAACACGGCTGAGGAGCTCCCGGTGGAGCCGGCCGCTGCGGGCTCCTCCGAGGAGGCCAAGCGTGGCCGAGGCCGGCCGCGGAAAGATGGCTCGGCTTCGATGTCGCCTGCCGGCAAGAAGGATGGGGCTCGGTCTGCGACACCCAAGCCCCGCGGGAGGCGTCGCGCCACTGCCGGACTAGCCACTGATGAGGGATGTGTTCCAACATCACCAGTGTCTGTTGCCAACAAGGACGGAAGCCAGGCAGCGTCTTCAACGCCTAAGCGCCGAGGACAGCGTCGCGCTGTGGCGCCACAGTCCGCTACCGAGGACTCTGTTCCAGCATCACTGGTTGCTGTTGCTGACAAGAAGGACGGAAGCCAGGCAGCGTTCTCAACGCCTAAGCGCCGAGGACAGCGTCGCGCCGTGGCGCCACAGTCCGCTACCGAGGACTCTGTTCCAGCATCACCGGTTGATGTTGCTGACAAGAAGGACGGAACCGGAAGCCAGGCAGTGTCCTCGACGCCCAAGCGCCGTGGCCGGCTTCGCAAGCTGGGGATGACCACGACCACCGATAGCTATGGCAAAACACTGGTTGAAGGCAAGAAGGGCGGTTGTGAGGCTCCCGACACTACGATCCAGGAGCATGAGCCACGGCGTGAGCTTGCACAGGTGATCGTCGGTGACGGCCCAGCCACAACATCGATCATGGACAAGGCAAGCGCCGAGGTGCCTCCAACTACGCCCGTTGAGGGTCGTCAGCCTCTCGAGCTGGCCCTGGTGAACACCACCGACGTACCTGTGCCTGCGCCAACACCTGCCATGGACAAGGACAGCCGTGATGCTCCATCGTTCAACCTGGCACTGGTGGCCAAGAATGACAGCATTTGCGCAACGTCCTTTGCACCGGAGTCCAGCAGCCAAGCTTGCGAGCTGGCGCTTGTGGTTGCTGATGACGGCCCTGTTCCGGTGTTGGTTGCTGACAAGAAGGATGGCGTTGGGGAGGCTCCACCAACCAACAAGCGTGTTCGTCAGCCTCGCAAGGTGGGATCTGCCCCAACTGCAGGAGAGAAGGCTGGCAGCAAGGCTCTGCCAGATACACCCAAGGGCCGTCGCCAGCAGTGCAAaccggcggtggtggccccCGACGGCTCTGCTCTTACACCAGTTGCAGGCAAGAAGAAGGCATCGCCCAAGCTGGCACGGGTAACTGCCGGTGGCTGCTCTACTCCAGCATCAGTTGCTAAGAAGGACGGCATCGAGGCTCGCGAATTGTACCCATTGACAGCTGACGAGATACCAGATGATCCCTCGTGCTGTTTGCTCGCGCTGCCTTGTCTGACGACAGCGGCAGCAAACGCGTAG
- the LOC117864067 gene encoding histone-lysine N-methyltransferase, H3 lysine-9 specific SUVH5 translates to MEMGAAAVPPRAAGPRRYKVLVPWRFQRGFVREPLKHAAAAAPRGGGGETVGDPDAENCGSGGAPNAGGESVSVRDAENCGSGGAPSGGKSGGVGGGEQQSEGCTPSQSLKSPGVDNGGRPVPGNACNLGNGGVKSSGLEGAENSRGANIGVETGEDCNLGSSNCDGSVKDAGTQDLGGTGDGPAREPEVGSNVGVEKSFSQGLKESFVDQTRLKSNGCSASDLRLEDPERNVGLGDSACHTAKECGTDDGAAKKSNAAAKGCSLATPGNNGNGIYCRKGRKAVVPWRFQVGYKRSFSKAFGSDNGSPDLPVFRFDDSSTQCAPATRSSVRYYASAHSGVRVSAMRDFSVKGENETGSGYKKRKTNNDDQDKAMPNNGGVIVRESIMRSLQDFRLIYRDLLDEEEDNSREEVLNVRPDLQAYRIFRERFSTECDDKKYIGSVPGIYPGDIFHLRVELCVVGLHRPHRLGIDHTKKHDGTSVAISIVSYAQSSDIKYNLDVLVYTGSVAVTVNQKIEGTNLALKKSMDTNTPVRVIHGFTTANGKKKFPTYIYGGLYHVEKYWREKEHGDRYVYMFRLRRIEGQKHIDIKEILQSGKSGPNDSVIIKDLSRGLERVPVSVVNKISNECPMPYRYISRLQYPRNYRPTPPAGCGCVGGCSDSKKCACAVKNGGEIPFNDKGRIVEAKPLVYECGPSCKCPPTCRNRVGQHGLKFRLQVFKTKSMGWGVRTLDFIPSGSFVCEYIGEVLEDEEAQKRTTDEYLFAIGHNYYDESLWEGLSRSIPSLQKGPGKDDEAGFAVDASEMGNFAKFINHSCTPNLYAQNVLYDHEDISVPHVMFFACDDIRPRQELAYHYNYKIDQVHDANGNIKKKKCLCGSVECDGWLY, encoded by the coding sequence atggagatgggggcggcggcggtgccaccGAGGGCGGCCGGGCCGAGGAGGTACAAGGTGCTCGTGCCCTGGCGCTTCCAGCGCGGCTTCGTCAGGGAGCCGCTcaagcacgccgccgccgcagcgcccagaggcggcggcggggagaccGTCGGCGACCCGGATGCGGAAAACTGCGGATCGGGTGGGGCGCCGAACGCCGGCGGTGAGAGCGTCAGCGTCCGGGACGCGGAAAATTGCGGATCGGGTGGGGCGCCGAGCGGCGGCAAGAGCGGGGGAGTTGGTGGAGGAGAGCAGCAATCGGAAGGATGCACTCCTAGTCAGAGTTTGAAGAGCCCTGGTGTGGATAATGGGGGTCGCCCTGTACCTGGAAATGCTTGCAATCTGGGCAACGGCGGGGTGAAGAGCTCCGGATTGGAAGGTGCTGAAAATAGCAGGGGCGCTAACATCGGTGTCGAAACTGGTGAGGACTGCAATTTGGGGAGCTCCAATTGTGATGGTAGTGTGAAGGATGCTGGCACACAGGATTTAGGGGGTACCGGTGATGGACCAGCTCGTGAACCTGAGGTTGGAAGCAATGTAGGAGTGGAGAAGAGCTTTTCCCAGGGTTTGAAGGAGTCTTTTGTGGATCAGACTCGACTAAAGAGCAATGGTTGTTCTGCTTCAGATCTCAGGTTGGAGGACCCAGAGAGAAATGTTGGGTTGGGAGATTCCGCTTGTCACACTGCAAAGGAGTGTGGTACAGATGATGGGGCGGCCAAGAAGAGTAATGCAGCAGCCAAAGGTTGCAGTTTGGCAACTCCTGGTAACAATGGTAATGGAATATATTGCCGCAAGGGGCGGAAGGCAGTCGTGCCATGGAGATTCCAGGTTGGGTACAAGCGATCATTCTCCAAAGCTTTTGGCTCCGATAATGGATCTCCTGATCTTCCAGTATTCAGGTTTGATGACAGTTCAACACAGTGCGCTCCAGCAACTAGAAGCAGTGTGCGGTATTATGCAAGTGCTCATTCTGGTGTTAGAGTTTCAGCTATGCGTGACTTCTCTGTAAAAGGTGAAAATGAGACTGGTTCTGGATATAAGAAGAGGAAAACCAATAATGATGATCAGGATAAAGCAATGCCAAATAATGGAGGTGTCATCGTTAGAGAAAGCATCATGCGGTCTCTACAGGATTTCCGGTTAATTTATCGGGATCTTttggatgaagaagaagacaatTCGAGGGAAGAAGTGCTTAACGTGCGACCTGATCTACAGGCTTACAGAATTTTCAGGGAGCGGTTCTCCACAGAGTGTGATGATAAGAAATACATTGGCAGTGTGCCTGGAATATATCCTGGTGATATCTTTCATTTGAGGGTAGAGCTTTGTGTTGTTGGTCTCCATCGCCCACACCGGTTAGGTATTGATCATACCAAGAAACATGATGGGACCAGTGTCGCTATTAGCATTGTATCTTATGCACAATCTTCTGACATCAAGTATAATCTGGATGTCTTGGTGTATACTGGTTCGGTGGCAGTTACAGTCAATCAGAAGATAGAGGGTACCAACCTGGCACTTAAAAAGAGCATGGACACTAATACACCAGTCCGTGTTATTCATGGGTTCACCACTGCTAATGGAAAAAAGAAGTTTCCTACTTATATATATGGCGGTTTATACCATGTTGAGAAGTACTGGAGGGAGAAAGAGCATGGAGACCGTTATGTATATATGTTCCGACTGAGAAGGATTGAAGGACAGAAACACATTGACATCAAAGAAATTCTGCAATCAGGAAAATCTGGACCAAATGATAGTGTCATCATCAAAGATCTATCCCGAGGATTGGAGAGGGTCCCTGTATCTGTTGTTAACAAAATATCCAATGAGTGCCCAATGCCCTATCGCTACATTTCACGCCTTCAATATCCCCGTAACTATCGGCCAACTCCACCAGCAGGTTGTGGTTGTGTAGGCGGATGCTCAGACTCAAAAAAGTGTGCATGTGCTGTGAAAAATGGTGGAGAAATCCCTTTCAATGATAAAGGCCGCATTGTAGAAGCAAAACCTCTAGTTTATGAGTGTGGGCCTTCTTGCAAGTGCCCTCCTACATGTCGCAACAGAGTTGGCCAACATGGCCTCAAGTTTCGGCTGCAAGTCTTCAAAACAAAATCAATGGGTTGGGGTGTGAGAACTCTTGACTTCATACCATCTGGAAGCTTTGTTTGTGAATATATAGGGGAAGTgttggaggatgaggaggcACAAAAAAGGACGACTGACGAGTACTTATTTGCTATTGGACACAATTATTATGACGAATCTCTTTGGGAGGGTCTATCAAGATCAATACCCTCACTTCAGAAGGGTCCGGGTAAAGATGATGAAGCTGGATTTGCTGTTGATGCTTCAGAGATGGGGAACTTCGCAAAATTTATCAATCATAGTTGCACCCCCAACCTCTATGCACAAAACGTCCTCTATGATCATGAAGACATCAGTGTGCCTCATGTCATGTTCTTTGCTTGCGATGATATTCGACCCCGTCAAGAACTAGCATACCACTACAACTATAAAATAGATCAGGTACATGATGCCAATGGTAAcatcaagaagaaaaaatgCCTTTGTGGCTCAGTGGAGTGTGATGGCTGGTTGTATTAA